The DNA region ACATCTACAGGATGTACCTCTTCCCTAACCTGAGATGTTACTGTAGATATCATTTGATGGACTTGCTCAAACGTATACACTTTACACAATTCTTCTACTTTTACGCTTCCTTTTTTAGCAGTTAAAGACAGATCGTTACGCACCAAATCTACAATCATAATATTCTCACTACGCTCTTTTGGATTGGCAACCAAATCGTGTTTAAGCAAACTATCGATCATAAAATCTTCGTCACGTTTTGCGGTTCCTTTTATGGGTTGAGAAATTATAGTTGCTCCTTCTTTTTTTAAGTAACGTTCTGGTGAAGCACTTAATAAATACTTGTCATTTTGCTTTAAAAAGGTGGCAAATGGTGGCGTAGAAATAGTGTTTAACTTATTATAAATCTCTAACGGATTTATCGTTGTATTTTCGGCATAAAATTCTTGACAAAAATTAGCTTCATAAATATCACCACGATGTATGTGAGCTAGCATTTTTTCTAGCTTTTCAAAATATTCATCTTTATGAATACGTAGATGAATTTTAATTGGTGATTTAGATGAAGGGTTTTTTAGAATTTCAAAATTTGAAATAGTTTCAAAATCAGCATCCATTTCATCATCAACCATTTTTAAGTAGTGTAATTCAACCGAATTTCTTTTTAAAAAGAATAGTTTTTTAGGTTGAAAAAAATATAAATCTGGAAAACGTAATCCGTCAAAATTTTCTGATTTTAATGGCTCAACATCATTTTTTAAATCGTAAGATAAATAACCAAAAATCCAATCGTTAGTCGTGGTTTGGTAATCTTTTAGTTTATCAAAAGCTTGATGAAAATCGGTTTGTAAACTAGTAAATGTATCTACCGCCAAAACCGCATCGTAATTAGAATACTGCTGTTTATAATTATTACTGTCCAGCCAAATAATATCTTCAAATTGGTTGCTCCAGTTTAACAAATGTTGTTTAAACTGTTGGACATTAGCAACTTTATATGTTTTATGTGTTCTCAAATAAAAAAATTGAAGTGTAAAGTTAAGCAGATTTAAGAAAAAAACGATTAATTTGACAGTAGTTTAAAACCAATATTATGTTTCAATTATCAAACGACTTATTAAACATTAAAGTGAAAGCTGAAGGTGCTGAGCTTTGTGAGATTTCTTCAGTTAAAAATAACCGACAATTCATGTGGAATGCAGATCCAAAAGTTTGGGCTAGTTTCGCACCAAATTTATTTCCAATTATTGGATCTATGAAAGATGATAGTTATGTGTTTAACGGAAAAACCTATCATATGCCAAAGCATGGTTTTGTTAGACATAGTGATGAGATTAAACTAATAGAACAAACCAAAAACAGCTTAACGTTTAGCTTGAAACAAAACAAACAGATAAGCGAATGGTTTCCGTTTGATTTTGAATTTTTGTTGAAATACACACTTATAGAAAACACATTAACCTTAACGCATACCGTTAGAAATCTGGGCGATTCTGATATGTATTTTTCAATTGGTGGTCATCCTGCGTTTAAATGTCCTTTGTATGATGAAGAAAGTTACACTGATTATCATTTAGAATTTGAAAATCCTGAAACTGCAAAAAGTTACTTACTAAATATGGATAACGGTCTTGTTACAGACCAAACAAAACCAGTTTTTGATATTAAAAACACCATTAATTTAAAACCAGATTTATTTAATGAAGATGCTTTAATTTTTAAAGATTTAAGCTCTAGAAAAGCAGCTTTAGTAAGTAAAAAATACGGAGAAATTTTAAATGTTAGCTTTCCTGATTTTAAATATTTAGGGATTTGGGCAAAACCAAACGCGCCTTACGTATGTATAGAACCTTGGTTAGGCATTGCAGATCACGAAAACACCAACCAAGACATTACTAAAAAAGAAGGTATTATAAAATTAGCAGCAAATAAAACATTTACAGCAAGCTACAGCATACAAATACATAACCAGCATTTGGAATAAACAAAATATAAGTAGTAGTTTTGTAGCCTAAATTATAGCTGTGACTTTTCAAGATTTAAAATTAAACACTCCATTATACAATGCAATTGACGATTTAGGCTTTACATCGCCTACGCCAATACAAGCAGAAGCTTTTAGTATTGTTGCAAGTGGTAAAGATGTGGTAGGAATTGCCCAAACAGGAACTGGTAAAACCTATGCTTACATGTTGCCTATCTTAAGAAATTTAAAATTTTCAAAACAAGATAATCCGCGTGTTTTAATTTTAGTTCCAACAAGAGAACTTGTAGTACAAGTGGTTGATGATATAGAAAAACTAGCCAAATACATCAATGTACGCGTGCTTGGTGTTTATGGTGGTACAAACATAAATACCCAAAAACAAGCTGTAGCACAAGGTTTAGATATTATTGTTGCAACACCTGGAAGATTATACGATTTAGCGGTTAGTAGAGCGTTACAGCTTAAATCTATCCAAAAATTAGTGATAGATGAAGTTGATGTGATGCTAGATTTAGGATTTAGACATCAATTAATCAATATTTTTGATATACTTCCAGAACGTAGACAAAACATCATGTTTTCTGCAACAATGACGGAAGATGTAGACGACTTAATTACCGACTTTTTTATAGCTCCAGAACGTGTTTCGATTGCAGTTTCTGGTACGCCTTTAGAAAATATTGAACAAACCAAATACAGCGTCCCAAATTATCATACAAAAAAGAATCTTTTAATCGAACTTTTAAAAGACGAAGAACAGTACAATAAAGTCTTAGTGTTTGTATCTAATAAACGTATGGCAGATCGGCTTTTTGAAGATTTAGATGAATTTTTTAAAGAAGAATTATGTGTCATTCACTCTAACAAAACGCAAAATTACAGGTTACGTAGTATTGAGCAATTTAGAGAAGGTGTTAACCGAATTTTAGTTGCAACAGATGTTATGGCACGTGGTTTAGATATTGATAATATTAGTCATGTTGTAAACTTTGACACGCCTGAATATCCAGAAAATTACATGCATCGTATTGGTAGAACTGGTCGTGCAGAACGCGAAGGTCATGCTTTAGTATTTTCTACAGAAAAAGAACAAGACGCATTAGAACGCATTGAGAAATTAATGCAAATGGAAATTAATTTAGTTGAAATACCAGAAACTGTTTCCATTTCTGAAGAATTAATTCCTGAAGAACGCGAAGTAATAAAAGAGCGTTACAATCCAACAAAACGCAGACGTGACGAAGATGCACCAGGACCAGCTTTTCATGAGAAAAAAGAAAAAAATAAAAAGGTTAATCTTGGTGGAAGTTACAAACGCGAAATCGCTAAAAAATATAAAAAACCTAAAACACGAGGTGATAAAAACTATAATAAACGTAATAAAAAACGTAAATAAAAAAAGCCAATCGTAAAGATTGGCTTTTTTGTTTTATTTATTAGCAAGTCTTAAAATAAATATTCCTATTCTAGTCACAACAAAAGAAAACAATCCAAATGTTGCAGTTAACAAAGATATTTTTAATCCGCCTGCAAATATAGATGGATCTGGATTACCCATTGCCTCTACACTATCAAACGCTTGAATAAGCCCTAAAACCGAACCCAGAAAACCTAAAACCAAAGCTAGCAAACTACAATCTATTGCTAATTTAATTTCTTTAGTAGATGTTGCATTTGATTTTAATTTTATAAATCCTTTAATAATAAAAAATAAAGACGTTAAAAAGGCAATTAGAATTAAAGACATGAATAACGGTCCGCCTTCTTGAAAAAGATTAGCAACTAAAAAATGATGATTAAAAATAGTTAGTAAAGTCATAATGTAAATGTTTTGATTAAACGTGATACAAACTTATTTTTTAATACGTTTAGTTTTAATAAAATGCGACTAACAACCAAATTAGATATTGATTTAACTTATTGTTAAAACCCTTATTAAATTGGTTATTGGTCTACAAAAAAATTTCTAGACCATTTAAAATCGTAATATTGTAAATATATTATTTAGACTTTGAAGTTACGTACAATTACTAAAATATTAATTTTAAAAACCTTTAAACACCTATTATTTTGGTCTGTTGTACTTCTGTTTTTTACCTATTTTTTTAGTGCTGGAAGTTCTAATTTTAAAGATACTTTAATGTTTAGTGTCTTTTTAATGCCAACAACAATTGCAACAACTTATGTATCTATTTATAAATTAATTCCTGATTATTTAATCACAAAACGGTATGTCTTATTTACATTATATAGTGTTTACACTCTAATTATTTCGTTGTATTTAATTATGGTTTCTATTTTTTTTAGTTTGATTTATTTATCAAATTTTGAATTTAATCAAATGAATCCAATTACTAGAAATATTATTTTAGTCACTTCTAGCGTCTATCTAGTCGTTATCTTGGTAAGTGCATTTAAACTATTACAGCTTAACCTAAAATCGAATAAAAAAACAGCAGTTTTAGAGTCTAAAATTTTAGAAACACAGTTAAAGCTAAAAGAACAAGAACTTAATTATCTAAAAATGCAAATTCATCCACATTTTTTGTTTAACACATTAAATACTATGTATGGCTCTGCTTTAAAAAAGGCAGACGAAACGCCGGAAATGATACTAAAACTGTCTAATCTTCTTGATTATTTACTATACCAAGTCGATAAACCATCTGTAAGTTTAGAAGACGAAATTAATCATATTGAAGATTATATTTCACTTGAAAAAATGCGATTTAATGATACTTTACGCATTGATTTCACAAAAAAAATTGAATCTAAATCTATAACTGTCGCACCAATGCTTTTTATTCCTTTTGTAGAAAATAGTTTTAAACATGGAACTCTACAAAATGGCGTTTTAGATATAAATTTATCCATAATTGCGACTAATAATTTAATAGATTTTAAATTGAGTAATAGTAGTTTAAATCATGACAATAAAACCTTTGGTATAGGATTAGAAAACATAAAAAAACGACTTAATTTACTTTATCCTAACAGGCATACGCTTCAAATTGCTAACTTAAAATCAAAATTTACGGTTAGCTTAAAAATTAATTTAAATTCAACATTAAAAGATGAGTAAGCCTATAACCTGTATCATAGTAGACGATGAAAATATAGCTAGAGACGTTATAGCATCTCATTTATCTAAAATTGATAATATAAACGTTGTTGCACAATGTAAAAATGCAATCCAAGCATTTAATTATATAAATAACCAAGCTGTAGATTTAATTTTTTTAGATATTAATATGCCCGAAATTTCAGGTATTGCTTTTGCAAAATCTATTAATAAAAACATTAAAATAATATTTACTACTGCCTATCGTGATTATGCTGTAGAAGGATTTAATCTTCAAGCTGTAGATTATTTATTAAAACCTATTTCTTTTGAAAGATTATTGCAAGCAGTTAATAGATATTTTGAAGTCCATACGCAACAAACAGAAGTAAAATCCTTAAAATCTACAGCTAACGATTTTATTTTTGTTAGAGCTGAAAGGCGAATGCAAAAAATTAATTTTGATGAAATTATCTACATCGAAAGTTTAAGCGATTACATAAAAATTCATCTTCAAAATAAAATTATAGTTACAAGAGAAACGATAAGTGCGATAGATGCTAAATTACCTCAGCAAGATTTTTTAAGAATTCATCGGTCTTATATAGTTAACTTATCTAAAATTGAATCTTTTACAAACGAAGAAATTACGCTTAAAAACACCTCTTTAACCATAAGTAGAAGTTATAAAAAAGAGGTTTTAAACCGACTAGAACGTTTTTAATTCTTTGTTTTATCTGATAAGTGACTTTCAATATCATCTAAATGATGATTTAAGGCATCTACAGAAATTTGAATTTCTTTAATTAAATATCCTAAAGAAACTATTAACAATACTAACGCAACGCCAAAAATCCACACTGCAATTGTTTGCAAGTTTATATATACCAAAAACATAGTTAGCACACAAAGTAACAAACTAGAAATACCAAATATTTGCATTGATCGTGTTAGATAAAGTCGTTTTCTTAAATTATTAATTTGAAGTAAAAGCGCATCGTCTTTTTGCTGTAAAAACTTTTCTTTTAGGTTTCTAACCACAGATGCATAAGCTAAAAATCTATTAGTATACGCCAACATGATTAATGATATTGCAGAGAATAATAAAGCTGGTGTTGTTAAAGTAAGATGGTTCATAAGTTTTAAATTAAAAAAAGCGAGCTAAAAAGCCCGCTTTCATTATATATAAATAATCTTTTTAGCATTTTACTATACATGTAAAGCTCTATCTTCAGTTGCTGCTAAAGCAGCTTCTTTGATAGCTTCTGCAAATGTTGGATGTGCATGAGACATACGCGAAATATCTTCGGCAGATGCTCTAAATTCCATAGCAGTTACTGCTTCTGCAATTAAGTCTGCACAACGTGCACCAATCATGTGTACACCTAATACTTCGTCTGTAGTTTCGTCTGCTAAGATTTTTACAAATCCATCTATATCACCACTTGCTCTTGCACGACCTAAAGCTCTAAACGGGAATTGTCCAACTTTGTATTTGGTTCCTGCTTCTTTAAGTTCTTCTTCTGTTTTTCCTACTGCTGCAACTTCAGGCCAAGTGTAAACTACACCAGGTATTAAGTTATAGTCAATATGTGGTTTTTGTCCAGCTAAAGTTTCGGCAACAAAAACACCTTCTTCTTCTGCTTTATGTGCTAACATTGCTCCTTTTATTACGTCTCCAATTGCGTAAATGTTACTTGCAGATGTTTGTAAGTGATCGTTTACTTCTACTTGTCCTCTATCATTAAGTTTTACTCCTGCAGCTTCGGCATTAAGTCCGTCTGTGTAAGGACGACGACCAACTGATACTAAACAGTAATCACCTTTAAACTCAACAACTTCGCCTTTTTTGTTTTCAGCTTTTACAACAACTTCATCACCGTTACGCTCTACAGATTGTACTTTGTGAGACACCATCATGTTGCATTTTGCTTTCTTAAAGACTTTATTAAGCTCTTTAGATAATCCTGCATCCATTGTTGGAAGGATACGATCCATATACTCTACAACTGTTACTTCTGCACCAAGACGTTTGTATACCTGTCCAAGCTCTAAACCTATAACGCCACCACCAATAATGATAAGGTGTTTAGGCACTTCTTTAAGTTTTAAAGCTTCAGTAGACGTAATTATTCTCTCTTTATCAATGTTAATAAATGGTAAGTTAGAAGGTTTAGATCCTGTTGCTATAATACTGTGTTTAGCTTCAATTTCTTCTTCTTTTTCACCTTTAATAGTGATGTGAGTTGCGTCTTTAAAACTTCCTACACCATGGTAAACATCAATGTTATTTTTTTTCATTAAAAAATCAATACCGCCTGTAGTTTGGTCTACTACAGATTGCTTACGCGCAATCATTTTTTCTAGGTTAACTTTGATTTCTCCAGGAATCTCGATTCCGTGTTCTTCAAAATGTTTTGTAGCTTCTTCGTAATGGTGAGAAGAACTTAATAATGCCTTACTAGGAATACATCCAACATTTAAACATGTACCACCTAAAGTTGAGTATTTTTCTATTAAAGCAGTTTTCATGCCTAATTGCGCACATCTAATTGCAGCTACATATCCACCAGGTCCAGAACCTATTATTGCTACATCGTATTGACTCATATGTATTGTTTTTTTCGCTTTCGCGGAAATTAAAATTTATTGATTTCTACTACAAAAGTACAATTTTGAATGATTATTAGCCAACGGATTTGATTTTTATTTGTGGCAATGACTTGAATTGAAATAAATAAAAAAAGCCTATAAATAAATCTACCATATGCATAGATCTAAAATAGACTTTTTTTCCCTAAAAAGATTAATAGCACTGTAAAGATGCTGTATTGTTTACTGGTTTACAATACTCAATTTGAGTATTTTTTAAATAAATAAATTATTTGCTTTTAATAAACCTTTTAATTCGCCAGTAGATGTAATTTTTAATTTTTTTAAAATGTTTCGTCTGTGTGTATCAACAGTATGCGAACTTATATTTAATTTTTCTGAAATCTCTTTGCTAGAATGATCCAATAATAACAACCTAATTACATCTCTTTCTCTATTTGAAATGCCATCTTTTAATAGCTTAGTAGAAAAGTTATTATAATAAATGGTTTCATACTCGTTATTCTTATTTAAAAGCTTTGCTGTAGCAGTAATTTGCATTTTTATTTTTGGATCTAAAACGGTGTAATGTGCTAATCCTATAATAGGCTTCATATCTGAATCAAACGCTAATGGTGTCGTGTTTTGAATGATATTTACATAGTTGTCTTTTGCATTTTTTATTCGATAATTCCATGTGTAATTTGCTTTAGGTCTATCGTCTTCCGGGATTTCATTCATTGTAAATTCCATAAGATTTGTCATAGCAGTTAACCAGACTTCAATGTCTTCAGGATGCATTCTACTCCAAAAATACCGCATACCTTTTGCTGATAGATCTTTAGCGTCTAATCCTAAACACGATTTAAAATTTTTGCTAACATATTCAAAAGTCAAGTCTTGCGTATTTGTGACGCAAAAAAAAGTAGAACTGTACGGTAAAAACGTATCCAATTCTATAATTTTTTTTATGTGAGTCTCTAAAGACGGTTTTGAATAAGAGTTGAAAATTGAATGATACAATTCTTTAATAGCAGAATACTTCATAAAAAATAAAGAT from Mesoflavibacter profundi includes:
- a CDS encoding MotA/TolQ/ExbB proton channel family protein; this encodes MTLLTIFNHHFLVANLFQEGGPLFMSLILIAFLTSLFFIIKGFIKLKSNATSTKEIKLAIDCSLLALVLGFLGSVLGLIQAFDSVEAMGNPDPSIFAGGLKISLLTATFGLFSFVVTRIGIFILRLANK
- the pabB gene encoding aminodeoxychorismate synthase component I gives rise to the protein MRTHKTYKVANVQQFKQHLLNWSNQFEDIIWLDSNNYKQQYSNYDAVLAVDTFTSLQTDFHQAFDKLKDYQTTTNDWIFGYLSYDLKNDVEPLKSENFDGLRFPDLYFFQPKKLFFLKRNSVELHYLKMVDDEMDADFETISNFEILKNPSSKSPIKIHLRIHKDEYFEKLEKMLAHIHRGDIYEANFCQEFYAENTTINPLEIYNKLNTISTPPFATFLKQNDKYLLSASPERYLKKEGATIISQPIKGTAKRDEDFMIDSLLKHDLVANPKERSENIMIVDLVRNDLSLTAKKGSVKVEELCKVYTFEQVHQMISTVTSQVREEVHPVDVIKTTFPMGSMTGAPKISAMKIIEDLEATKRGLYSGAVGYFSPEGDFDFNVVIRSILYNQSKKYVSYSVGGAITAKSDPTQEYEECLIKAKAMRTVLEDQ
- a CDS encoding sensor histidine kinase; the protein is MKLRTITKILILKTFKHLLFWSVVLLFFTYFFSAGSSNFKDTLMFSVFLMPTTIATTYVSIYKLIPDYLITKRYVLFTLYSVYTLIISLYLIMVSIFFSLIYLSNFEFNQMNPITRNIILVTSSVYLVVILVSAFKLLQLNLKSNKKTAVLESKILETQLKLKEQELNYLKMQIHPHFLFNTLNTMYGSALKKADETPEMILKLSNLLDYLLYQVDKPSVSLEDEINHIEDYISLEKMRFNDTLRIDFTKKIESKSITVAPMLFIPFVENSFKHGTLQNGVLDINLSIIATNNLIDFKLSNSSLNHDNKTFGIGLENIKKRLNLLYPNRHTLQIANLKSKFTVSLKINLNSTLKDE
- a CDS encoding DEAD/DEAH box helicase, translating into MTFQDLKLNTPLYNAIDDLGFTSPTPIQAEAFSIVASGKDVVGIAQTGTGKTYAYMLPILRNLKFSKQDNPRVLILVPTRELVVQVVDDIEKLAKYINVRVLGVYGGTNINTQKQAVAQGLDIIVATPGRLYDLAVSRALQLKSIQKLVIDEVDVMLDLGFRHQLINIFDILPERRQNIMFSATMTEDVDDLITDFFIAPERVSIAVSGTPLENIEQTKYSVPNYHTKKNLLIELLKDEEQYNKVLVFVSNKRMADRLFEDLDEFFKEELCVIHSNKTQNYRLRSIEQFREGVNRILVATDVMARGLDIDNISHVVNFDTPEYPENYMHRIGRTGRAEREGHALVFSTEKEQDALERIEKLMQMEINLVEIPETVSISEELIPEEREVIKERYNPTKRRRDEDAPGPAFHEKKEKNKKVNLGGSYKREIAKKYKKPKTRGDKNYNKRNKKRK
- a CDS encoding response regulator transcription factor, with translation MKYSAIKELYHSIFNSYSKPSLETHIKKIIELDTFLPYSSTFFCVTNTQDLTFEYVSKNFKSCLGLDAKDLSAKGMRYFWSRMHPEDIEVWLTAMTNLMEFTMNEIPEDDRPKANYTWNYRIKNAKDNYVNIIQNTTPLAFDSDMKPIIGLAHYTVLDPKIKMQITATAKLLNKNNEYETIYYNNFSTKLLKDGISNRERDVIRLLLLDHSSKEISEKLNISSHTVDTHRRNILKKLKITSTGELKGLLKANNLFI
- a CDS encoding LytR/AlgR family response regulator transcription factor gives rise to the protein MSKPITCIIVDDENIARDVIASHLSKIDNINVVAQCKNAIQAFNYINNQAVDLIFLDINMPEISGIAFAKSINKNIKIIFTTAYRDYAVEGFNLQAVDYLLKPISFERLLQAVNRYFEVHTQQTEVKSLKSTANDFIFVRAERRMQKINFDEIIYIESLSDYIKIHLQNKIIVTRETISAIDAKLPQQDFLRIHRSYIVNLSKIESFTNEEITLKNTSLTISRSYKKEVLNRLERF
- the lpdA gene encoding dihydrolipoyl dehydrogenase, producing MSQYDVAIIGSGPGGYVAAIRCAQLGMKTALIEKYSTLGGTCLNVGCIPSKALLSSSHHYEEATKHFEEHGIEIPGEIKVNLEKMIARKQSVVDQTTGGIDFLMKKNNIDVYHGVGSFKDATHITIKGEKEEEIEAKHSIIATGSKPSNLPFINIDKERIITSTEALKLKEVPKHLIIIGGGVIGLELGQVYKRLGAEVTVVEYMDRILPTMDAGLSKELNKVFKKAKCNMMVSHKVQSVERNGDEVVVKAENKKGEVVEFKGDYCLVSVGRRPYTDGLNAEAAGVKLNDRGQVEVNDHLQTSASNIYAIGDVIKGAMLAHKAEEEGVFVAETLAGQKPHIDYNLIPGVVYTWPEVAAVGKTEEELKEAGTKYKVGQFPFRALGRARASGDIDGFVKILADETTDEVLGVHMIGARCADLIAEAVTAMEFRASAEDISRMSHAHPTFAEAIKEAALAATEDRALHV
- a CDS encoding DUF2721 domain-containing protein — protein: MNHLTLTTPALLFSAISLIMLAYTNRFLAYASVVRNLKEKFLQQKDDALLLQINNLRKRLYLTRSMQIFGISSLLLCVLTMFLVYINLQTIAVWIFGVALVLLIVSLGYLIKEIQISVDALNHHLDDIESHLSDKTKN
- a CDS encoding aldose 1-epimerase family protein; its protein translation is MFQLSNDLLNIKVKAEGAELCEISSVKNNRQFMWNADPKVWASFAPNLFPIIGSMKDDSYVFNGKTYHMPKHGFVRHSDEIKLIEQTKNSLTFSLKQNKQISEWFPFDFEFLLKYTLIENTLTLTHTVRNLGDSDMYFSIGGHPAFKCPLYDEESYTDYHLEFENPETAKSYLLNMDNGLVTDQTKPVFDIKNTINLKPDLFNEDALIFKDLSSRKAALVSKKYGEILNVSFPDFKYLGIWAKPNAPYVCIEPWLGIADHENTNQDITKKEGIIKLAANKTFTASYSIQIHNQHLE